The sequence ATGGGTTTGAAGAGGAAAGTCTACTGATCGTAaatttgtaacccaaaatcatctTTTATCAAGATTTTGAAACAGATCGGACTTGTATTGAAGAACAAGCCTTTGTTTTGAAATAGATTTTTCTGAAATTATTGTTCTAAATCTAGTAgatctgaaaatgaagaacaagatAAGAGAGATAGGAAGAAGAAATTCGTTTCCCAGTTGATGTTGATGGCAGCTGATTTCAGTGCTtgaaaaaataacaaaacaaaattttataaattatgagtgtgagaataatttttccccaaaaaatgggtgcgcgccttcagttttctgtccgtgggtttctcagtggaaaaatctgggagaatgagtctccctgtagttttcaccaACAACATATTGTACGATTTTTGCCCGCTGTTCTCCAGAATTTTGTTGCACGCATGGATCCATGCACTGACGATTTCTGACCCAGTAATTCACGTTGGATCCTCAACTTCTCTCAGTTACTTTGGAAGTCTTTTTCACACTAGTGGAAACCTAGATGTATGGTGTTGACTACTCAGGGATGAGATTCTCACATTGACTGGACATAGAAACAGAAAAGTTTCGTCAACTGAACTGTTCTCGGGCAAATCTCAGTGTATGAAAAGCTTTTGGTACTTTCGTGCGGCTGTTTGGCTAAAAATTGTAAAGTGACACACTGTATTGCAGTTGTAGTTTATAAAACTTCAACAGAAAGGCACGGTTTATTAGATAGACAACATTTGTACATCTGAAGCCAGTTTAGCAACTAGCCATACATGGAGGTGGATGTAACCACCATTAAACTCCTCGTAATTCAAACTCTTattcataatattattatattttggTAGTAAGTAAGATTAATTTGTCTCTTAACTCGATCCAGTGGCCCATATTGAGATGGCGAATTTAAGTCAACAATTTTTAACTGCCACCATGGAGACCAGCTCCTTCACCACTTCCGGTTCCAGTTCCACCACCATACCCACCTCCATGTGCACCACTGGCACCGTACGCAGTGCCACCACCAACTTCTTCATTTCCGGCACCATAACCACCACCATGAGTTCCACCGGCACCTACACCACCAACAGCGCCACCACTGTGTTCAGCTCCGGCACCATATCCAAGGGAGGATCTACAGCTTAGCCTAGGCTGGCTCAAGCAAgccccaaaagtccaaaaaagcATTTTTTTCACTATCTAATTTGCTTAAAATGGAAATATAGGCCTGAAAACTAGGCTTAAGCCAGACCTAAAATATTGGATGCAGTCCAGCTAGTTTATCAAGCAAGCCCTTAACCAAATTTCTGGTTCCGCACTGACCATATCCAGAACCACCACCAGCTCCTCCATCATTTCCAGTGCCATAACCATCACCGACAGCTCCTCCAGCTTCCCCACCACCATGTTGATCACCTCCAGCTTCTCTTTTTTATCTGtgaattatgtgttgttaaacatcaaataaaattaaaattcattctatatccaagttaatgaaatgaaatcgagtatgatttcatactcattttatgatcgagtattaactgaaaaaaaatgggttaaccagaatcggtttacatgatacatatgtaaaaaccgattcctgacattgcacaacaggaactggtttataagaatgctcatgtaatccgattctaacaaaaaatagatacagaaaaattgagaacaacaatcggtttacttgacacacatataaaatccgattctaacattatacatcaacaatcggttttataagtgctaatgtaatccgattctggttcaaatttctcgaaccaaaAAACATATCAAGGATAATCGGTCTTTGTGAGAatgaacataaaccgtttctatttgcaatcggatcacatatacattaacgttaaccgattctgataaaccaggaaaaatttgatttcaaaatttcaatttttgagcaattttatgttactaaaacctagtttataagattgggttgagaagaaaagaagaagaatcagttgaagtggagatggaaatgaatttgattttgattttagtttttaattttatgattttagttttatgattttgattttgattttagtttttaaattttatgattttagtttt is a genomic window of Papaver somniferum cultivar HN1 unplaced genomic scaffold, ASM357369v1 unplaced-scaffold_137, whole genome shotgun sequence containing:
- the LOC113334673 gene encoding glycine-rich cell wall structural protein 1.8-like yields the protein MVVGKLEELSVMVMALEMMEELVVVLDMPRLSCRSSLGYGAGAEHSGGAVGGVGAGGTHGGGYGAGNEEVGGGTAYGASGAHGGGYGGGTGTGSGEGAGLHGGS